One window of bacterium (Candidatus Blackallbacteria) CG13_big_fil_rev_8_21_14_2_50_49_14 genomic DNA carries:
- a CDS encoding aldo/keto reductase produces MKVVTLGTQGLRVPAIGLGCMGMSDFYGSSSETQNLSVLDRAADLGCTFWDTSDMYGPFTNELLLSKALKGRRAQITLATKFGISRGEDGSWQGIKGNAEYVKAACDASLKRLGTDYIDLYYQHRIDPNTEIEETVAAMAELVKAGKVRYLGLSEADSETLARAHAVHPISALQTEYSLWSREVEAEILPTLRRLEIGFVAYSPLGRGFLSGAIRSRSDLEPGDWRLENPRFSEEAIAQNIRLADAVAEIAHEIDATPAQVALAWLLSRDVATIPGTRRIERLEENWAAQELRLESEQIERLSSLINQGIAGERY; encoded by the coding sequence ATGAAAGTAGTGACTCTTGGAACACAGGGCCTGCGGGTGCCAGCCATTGGTTTGGGATGCATGGGGATGTCGGATTTTTACGGTTCCTCTTCAGAAACGCAAAATCTGAGTGTACTTGACCGGGCTGCAGACCTGGGGTGTACTTTCTGGGATACCTCAGACATGTATGGCCCCTTTACCAATGAACTTTTGTTGTCTAAAGCCCTGAAGGGGCGTCGTGCGCAGATCACCCTTGCGACCAAATTTGGCATTTCACGGGGAGAAGACGGCAGTTGGCAAGGAATCAAAGGCAATGCAGAGTATGTAAAGGCTGCTTGCGATGCTTCTTTGAAGCGCTTGGGAACTGATTATATCGATCTCTATTACCAACACCGTATAGACCCCAACACTGAAATCGAGGAAACCGTGGCAGCCATGGCTGAACTTGTGAAGGCAGGAAAAGTTCGCTATCTTGGCTTGTCAGAGGCTGACTCAGAAACCCTTGCCCGTGCACATGCTGTGCATCCGATCAGTGCACTCCAGACCGAGTATTCTTTGTGGTCGCGCGAAGTGGAGGCTGAAATTCTTCCCACCCTTCGACGCTTGGAGATTGGATTTGTGGCGTATAGTCCGTTGGGGCGGGGATTTTTATCGGGTGCGATTCGCTCTAGAAGTGATTTAGAACCTGGAGATTGGCGTTTGGAAAATCCAAGATTTAGTGAAGAAGCCATTGCCCAAAATATCCGCTTGGCCGATGCTGTTGCTGAAATTGCACATGAAATAGATGCCACGCCTGCCCAGGTGGCTTTGGCTTGGCTGCTTTCGCGTGATGTTGCCACGATACCAGGGACACGGAGAATTGAACGCCTGGAAGAAAATTGGGCAGCTCAAGAGCTTCGCTTAGAATCAGAGCAGATAGAGCGTTTGTCCTCGCTGATCAATCAGGGGATAGCTGGGGAACGCTATTGA
- a CDS encoding AraC family transcriptional regulator: protein MQISGLSSKVAKLFEAENSRYLLKPLPGLKLLRCTQATPLETMLYEPVICIILQGRKETRLAERTFHFGAGESLIVSHELPVQSRITEASPARPYLALILSIDLALLRSLYEQIAELALPSHEEQSLAVHQTDKALIETFSRYLDLIDKPLEEKILSPLLFKEIHFRLLIAAHGGMLRHLLWHDSHASRISRAIEHVRKNFASPLPVSDLARHVGMSASSFYQHFKSITGTTPLQYQKALRLLEARRLLSEGRNSVSQIAFDVGYESPTQFSREYARKFGASPRHELRIHA, encoded by the coding sequence ATGCAGATTTCTGGTTTAAGCAGCAAGGTAGCAAAGCTTTTTGAGGCTGAAAATAGCCGTTATTTACTCAAGCCACTGCCTGGCCTTAAATTGCTACGCTGTACCCAAGCAACCCCCTTAGAGACAATGCTCTATGAACCTGTTATTTGCATAATTCTCCAAGGGCGTAAAGAAACGAGATTGGCAGAGCGAACATTCCATTTTGGAGCCGGTGAATCCCTGATTGTAAGTCATGAATTGCCTGTGCAATCTCGAATCACAGAGGCCAGCCCAGCTCGACCCTATCTGGCCCTCATTCTCAGTATCGATCTCGCGCTCCTGCGCAGCCTCTATGAACAGATAGCTGAACTGGCCTTGCCAAGCCATGAGGAGCAGTCTTTAGCCGTCCACCAGACAGATAAAGCACTCATCGAAACTTTCAGCCGCTATCTGGATCTGATCGACAAGCCACTCGAAGAAAAGATTCTCTCGCCCCTGCTGTTTAAAGAAATTCATTTTCGCCTGCTGATCGCTGCACATGGCGGCATGCTGCGCCACTTGCTTTGGCATGACAGCCATGCCAGTCGTATTTCGCGAGCCATTGAACATGTGCGAAAAAACTTCGCGTCCCCTTTGCCTGTTTCAGATTTAGCCCGACATGTCGGCATGAGTGCCTCTTCGTTTTATCAGCATTTTAAATCGATTACCGGAACCACTCCCTTGCAATACCAAAAGGCACTCCGTCTGCTGGAAGCAAGACGCCTATTGAGCGAAGGCCGAAATTCAGTCAGCCAGATTGCCTTTGATGTCGGCTATGAAAGTCCAACTCAATTTAGCCGAGAGTACGCCCGAAAATTTGGAGCCTCTCCACGCCATGAGCTGCGCATCCATGCCTAG